The Oleomonas cavernae genome includes the window GAGCTCTTCCCGAATAGCCGGCTCCAGGCCGTCAAGGCTGCGCCGCAGTTCGAGGGTTGCTTCACGCGCCGCAGCGGCTGATCGGATCACTCTGGGCGTCAGGAATATCAGCAGCTCGGTTTTCTTGGTGTCGTCTGTCGTGGTACCAAACAGGTTGCCCAGGATAGGGATATCCTTGGCAACGGGAATACCCCGGTTGCCCGCGGTCTGGGCGCGTCGCATCAAGCCGCCGAGGGCAACTGTTTCACCATCGTGAACGCCTACCGTGGTCTCGATGCGCCGCTGCTGAATGGTCGGTGAATCGATCCCCGACGTCGTCGTCTCGACGGCATCACTCACCTCCTGGGCAATATCGAGTACGACAAGCCCGCTCTTCGAAATCCTGGGGTTACGGTCATCAAGATACCGGTATCGCGCATCTCCACCGCGTTGACCACGGGTGCGTCGGGATCGATGACACTGACCGCCGTTTGGGTGACAACCGGGACTTCGTCGCCGACCTGCAAGGTCGCGGGCTTGTTGTCGAGTGTCAGGAGCTTTGGTGAGGATACGACGTTGACATCCGTCACCACTTCGAGCGCGCTGATGACGACCTTGGTGCTGTCGATCAGGTAGGAAAAGTTGAAGCCGGGAAACTGCGGTGCGACGGCGGCCGTGCGGCTCAGCGAGCCGGCAACATGGTCATTGCTGAAGAACCACTCAACGCCATAGCGCAACTCGCCTGTCAGGCTGACCTCCGCGATCGTGACCTGGATCAGCACCTGGTCGGGCTCGACATCCATTTCCCGGATGATGGCCTCGATGGCCTGATATTCCGACGCATCGGCCCTGATGATCAGGGCGTTGTTCGCGTCGTCCGTCACAATCTGGCTGCCTCCGGCCGTGTCGCGCGTTCCCAGGCTGGCAATGCTTGGGGCCGACGGTGCCATGCCGGACATTGCAGCATCGGTGCTGTCATAGGGGGCTGGCATGGGCAGAACCGAGCCGGCCGCACTCGCGGGGCCATTGCCGGCGACTTTAAACAATCCGCCTAATGTTGCCGCGATGTCTGCGGCCTTGGCATTCTGCAAACGGTAGTAGTGAATCTGCCGGCCGGGATCGATGACCGGCAGATCGAGGCGATCCACCCAGGTGGTGACCTGATCGAGGTAGGCCCGTCTGGGGCTGGCGACCAGCAGCGTGTTGAGCCGGGCGATGGGGATGAAACGTACCAGGCCGGTAATCGGACTTCCCTCGTCGGCAAAGATGCCCTTGAGCTCGGTAGCGAGTGACACCGCGTCGATGTTCTTGGGCCGGATCAGGGCATAAGACATGCCCGCGAGCCAATCCACATCGAAGGTCGCGATCGTATCGCGCATGGCACGACGATCCTGCGCCGTGCCGACCAGGAACAAAATATTGCGGGCGGCGTCCACCCGCAGGATCCCGCCGGCGGGGGCAAAGGGCTCCAGCAGCTTCTGCATTTCCGGGGCCGCGATATAGCGCAGCGGGGCAATCTCCACCCCATAGCCGGGGCCACTGGTATCGCTGAGCCCCTCGACCCGGCGCTGCGCATCGCCCAGCGGCACGACCGAATAGAGCCCATCCGCGAGAACGATCGCCACGCCGTTGACCTTCAACGCGGCTTCGAGTGCCGGGAGGACGTCGTCGCGCGCGATGGGCCGCGTCACCTGCAGCGTGACCCGGCCCGTTACCGATGGATCGACCGCGAAGGAGACATGGAGGATGTCGCCGAGGACCGCGCGCACCACGTCTTTGAGCTCGACATCGACGAAGTCGAGCACGACGTCGCCCTCGGGTCGTGTTCCGCCCGATATCCGCGCCGGGCGTGGAACCGCGGCGCCGTCATCGCCGGGGTAGATTCGTGTGCGCGGTGCCGCAGGTGCCGCCGTGCTCGTGTCGGAGAGCGGCACGACCGGGAGCGGCACGGGCGAGATCGTAGGCTGCGGCGACCGCATGACGACCGGCTGCGGTGGTGCCGGCACGAGCGGCGTGTCGGCACAGGCGCCCAGCGACAGGACCAGCACAAAGGTCACGCCCTGTCGAAGCGACGCAAAATCAAGCAATTTGCCCATGCCCCACCTGCGGCGAGCCCCTCGCCGACGACCAGCCTCAACAATCTATACTGGAATGCCGATCGCACTGGCAACCAAACAACGGCCTCGACGAGGCTACTGGGCCGGCAACTTCGGAAACTCTATTCGGAAAACCTGATCATCAGCCTGAAACACCACGGCGGCCTGGTCCACGCTGCCCACACGCCATTCCCCAAGCATGTCTCCGGCACGCAGGCGCAGCACCACGTCTTCATTCTCCCGTCGCAGCAGGGCCAGCCGGTCGCCGTTCGAGATGGCAATCCCGACCAGCCGGAGATCACGCAGGCTGTCTGGGGACGGACGCAGCGGCGCCAACGTTGGCACCGACGAGGGGGGCGACGGAGGTGGTGGGTCGGGCAAGCGGCCGCGATTGAAGATCGGCCGCTCGAACACCGCCGCATAGGCTTCCACCGCCAGGATGGCGGCCTGCTGATCGGCAATGCCCGGGCGATCTCCTGTGCGAGCGCCCGGACCGACTGGCGTAACAGGAGGCGCAGGCCAAAGGGCGATACCGACCGAAGCCCCCAGGCTTACGAGAATGGCGCCCGTGATGGCGAGTGTCGGACGGTCACGAGTAACCCTCATCGTCAGGGTGCCTGCCAGTAGGCACTGATTGCCAGTTCGACCCTCAGACGGTTGGGCTCCACTCGTGCTGCTGTCGTCCTGACCGGCGCTGTGCCGTCCGGATCGATCACGGTCATCTGCTCGATCACCAGCAGGGGCTGGGCGGACTCCGCCGCGACAAGTATGCGGGTCAGCGCTGCCACATCTGCTTCGAACGTAACCCGCAGCGGCAATCTGGTCAGCCCGTCGGCTTCAGACGGGCTGGCCGGCTGGCTGCTGACGATAGTGCCGCCGCTGGCGGCGATCACCTGTGTAACCTTGCTTTGGGCTTGCGCCGCTGCAATAACCGCCTGCGGCGCCTGGTAGAGCAGGTTCTCGCCTGCTTCACTGCCTGCCGGACCTGCGACGCCGGCGCCTTCAGCGATCAGACGCGCCAGTATCCGGCGTTCGTGATCCAGGGCCGCCGCGCGCGCGGCAAAAACTTTCTGCTGACCGGCGAGATGACCGGCAACCAGGCTGGTCGTGACCAGGAGCAGCAGTGCCAGTATGGCGAATGCCGCAACGCGCTTTGCCGCGGCCTGCCCGGGCCTGGTCATGGGGCCACCCCGAGGTAGGAGAGCTGCATGCTAAAATAGTCGCGGCTGTCTCCCTGATTCCGGGACACCGGCGCCACGAAACGCACCCCCTCGAATGCGGGCGCCTGCTCTATGACTTGCAGGAGTTTCGGGGCGTCGACAGTGAAGCCTCTGAGGTCGACGACGGCACCGTTGCGGCGCAACTCGACGATCTGGGCATCTTCCGGCAACGTCACGGTCAGGGCCTGCAGCAGGCCGATGCTCGAGCGCGCGGTCGCATCAGCCCGGAGTTCCATAGGCCGATCCGCGAGCATCCGGTCGCGCCGCCGCGCTGCCGCTTCGGCAGCTTGCGGCCTCAAGGCCGCGATGGTCTCTTCCAGTTGATGGAGCGTTTGCCGCTGGCGATATGACCATGCGGCATCCGCGCATCCAAGCGCCCCGATCAGCAGCCCGACGGCGACGATGCGATGCTTCAGCGCGCTCGACGACCTGACCCGCGCAACTTCCAGAAGTTCGAACCGTCGCACGCCAGCCACCGGCGCGTCACCGGCGATCGCGAGCGAGGTCGCTGGGCGGCCCCGCGATGCCAGGAGGGCGGCAACGGTCTCGCGGGGAACGGCGGCCAGCTCCGCTTCGATCAGCCTCGATGTGGGTGATCGCCCGATCACCCTGACGTCCCAATAAATGTCCTCGTCACGAAACGGCGTCAGCCGGTTGATGAGCAAGGCCGAGGTTTTACGCAGGCGAATGAATGCGGCGACCGGCAGTTCGAAGCGCCGCGTGAACACCATCGCCGGGTCGATTTCGCAGGCGGAGGCATCAGGGAGACGGCGGGCATCGCGAGAATGAATACCCAGCCCGCCAAGCCACCAGCGCCAGAGGAGGAGCAGGGTGAACTGGGCCTCTGATAACCATCCGAGAAGACGCCCCAACAGGATCACAAGCGGTGTGCCCCCAACACATGCGATATGAACTATACTACCGCCAGTTGCTGGCAAGCCAAAGCGTCACCGCATGGGCCAAGACAAATTCCGCCGTTGCTGGTGCCAAGACACCGATTGCGACCCGGCGAAACTCGCCCGTGCGCCTGCGCGAAACAAGAGCGAAACGGGGGACAGGCCGCATTCGTTCATCGCCCATCTCTACCCGTGCCTGCGTCGTCGACTTGAAGGCCCGGCTGAGCCGCTGCCTCGTCTCTTGGGTCATGCGTTCTCCGCGCCGAGAACTGTCCCTTATTCTCGTGTCTCGATGAAGGGGGTCACTCCACCCCTATTTTCCCCTTCCTGGCCGAGACCAACGACAACCCAAAACCGTTCACCTGGACCGCCGACCCTAACAAAATAATCGCTGCCGTCAGGCGCGGGCACCAAGTGTTAGATTCTATCCACAAGCAGGCTATGACAAGCTAACGCTGATTGGCGTGCCTGGCAGCAACCCCTTCGACTTCGCAATGAGTTGACCTACAAGGTGCCAATAAACATCAATACCAGACAGCTCTAAGTTGTTTAATTCATCTGCCCCGCCAAGGAACAACGGCTTTTTGTACCCCACACATTGTACATATTGAGGAGCAACCCCGCCGCTATCTAGCCAGCGTTGATGGAAATCGCTAGCAAGCGCGGCGTCTTTGTATTCGATCAGTTCTTCGTCATGGAATGATGCGATGTTGCATGGCATTTCCAATGCTTCTCCCGTGCCAGGCTCCAACATAACAACGCCGGGTTGACCGCCCTCAGACCGCTCAGGATCGACCGCGAACACTCGCCCTAGCCAGTCAAAGCCGAAGCAGGTGATCCGACCCCCAAAGTGGGGAAAGGCAACCGCAACTCGAGCATTCCACGCGTTCACATCCGATGCCCGGATCACCCGGTAAAGCCCGCGCTCGAAGGAGCCACCTCCCAGCTGATCGATCAGATTGCCCCAACCCACCACCGACGAGGGCGATGCATTTCCGCCCCGACCGACCGAGAGAGCCGCATCCTTGGCAAAGATTCTTTGGAACATTTCGAACATCATCGGTTCCTAATTGTAACCTTGTTAATGACGGTCCCCGGCAATAGATTCTTAATCCTCTGTTGTATTTGCGCGCCCAGACTACGGTTCACACTGGAATTCAAGGGCCACATATTCGATAGCGTATCAAAACCACCGAGCTGCAAATCAATCGCGTGATCGATATCGTTGCCCGCAGGAATCTGATTTCCAGCACTTCTATACCTGCTGGCGGCGGACGTGCCTGAGCGCGTTGCCTGGCTCACTATCGTATCGCCTTCCGTTAATATCTGGACTTTTAGGTCAGCCTCCGCTCGTTGAGCGGCTGACCATCCTGGCTTGTAGGTGAGTGTGAGGTCAACGCCTTCTCGCTCTGCGGCGCGAGCCCCCTGACTGGCCGCATCCTCCCCTCCTCTAACAACAGGCCCCGCAATTCGTGAAAGCCCGAACAATCCAGCCCCTACCACAGCATCCTGGGCCATGTTGCCGATGGTAATTTCTTCACCCATCAATGCGCGGGTAGTCGCACCGCCAGCGACCCCGCCGGCCACCGCTCCGACACCCGCTTGGACAGCGAGACTTCCTCCCAAGGTAAGCCCGGCCATCCCGCCGGAGACAGCTCCTCCAACGCCCGCGGCACCGACCTGGCCCCAGCTTGTTACACTGCCGTCATTCCACACTTGAATTCCGATATCGACAGCGGCCCCGACGACAAAGCCACCAACAGCCCCAATACCACCTGCTATGAAATTAAAAATATGCCCGTTGGGGTCCGACTTGTTGACGGGGTCGTTGTCGGCATAGGCGTAGCGGTTGGTGCCGACGCCGGGGATGGTGGGGTCGAGGGTATCGGGCGAGACGAACCTGCCGATGACCGGGTCGTAGTAGCGGGCGTGGAGGTAGATCAGCCCGGTCTCGGGGTCGTGGCGCTCGCCGATGAAGCCCTTGGCGTCGCCCAGCGGGGCGCGGGGCTGGCCGTAGGGCGCATAGATCGGCCGCTCCTCCACGGCGCCGCCGGCATCGGTGGCCAGGCGGATCGAGGCCAGGTGGTCGCGGTGGGCCCAGACGATCTCGGTCGTGGTGGTGGCCCCGACGGTCTTCGTCACCCGGCGGGCGTCGGGATGGACATAGTCGGTCCAGGTCTGTTCCCGGATCCAGGTCCCGCCGATGCACACCGGCTTGTCCACCCCCTCCACGTCGTTGCCCAGGGTCAGGGTGGTCATCGCCTGGCTGCCGGCGCAGGCGGCGTCGGTGACGGTCCTGATCTTGCGCACGCGCTCACCGTCGGGGCCATAGCCGAAGCTCACCGTCGCGCCGCCCATGGCGATCGAAGACGGCCGGTTGGCACCGTCCCAGGTGAAGGCGCGGCCGCGCCCGGTGAGCATGTTGCCGGCGGCATCATGAGTCAGGGCGACCCCGTTGATCGCAGTCGGCGCATGGGGCCGGGGCGCGGTGCCGGCGGGATAGGCATAGCTGCCCACGCCGGTGGCCGAGGTGATGTTGCCGCCGATGTCGTAGGTGAAGGCCTGGTCGTAGGTGTCGGTGGGATTGTCGGCCAGGATCAGCCGGTCGAGGTCGTCGTAGGTGTAGGTCCAATCATCGGCGCCGCCCGTTGTGTCCATCTTGGTAATCCGCCCCGCGGCGTCGCGGGTATAGGTCGCCTCGTAGAGGGTGGCGGGGCCCTTGGCGGTCACCACCTTGTCCAGCCAGCCGCGCTTGGCACTGTAGGTGAAGGTGGTAGTGACCCCGTTGGCATAGGCCGCCACCGCCGTGCGTCCTGCGGCGTCGTAGGTCAGGCTGTTGATGAAGCCGGGGATGGTCTTCAACCGGCCGGCCTCGTCGTAGAGCCAGCCGCCGATGACGACCCCGTCGGGCGAACCGCGTGCCATCACCTGGCCATCGGTGTAATGGTCCGTGGCCAGGCTGACCGTCGCCGCCGGGTAGGTGGTGCAGGTCACCGTGTCGGCCGGGGCGGGCAGCGTCCAGCGCCGCAGCCGGAGCTGCCCGGCGGCACTGTAGGAGAAGCACTGGCGCGCGACGCCGTTCACCTGCCGGGTCAGCCGGCCGATGTTGTAGTGGGAGGGCACCGGCTCGTCGTAAAAGGACTTGATGGTCTCGTCGACCACCCCGCCCGACCGGGTCACGATCTTGCTGGTAACCCGGGACAGCGCGTCATAGGTCAGG containing:
- the gspM gene encoding type II secretion system protein GspM, with protein sequence MTRPGQAAAKRVAAFAILALLLLVTTSLVAGHLAGQQKVFAARAAALDHERRILARLIAEGAGVAGPAGSEAGENLLYQAPQAVIAAAQAQSKVTQVIAASGGTIVSSQPASPSEADGLTRLPLRVTFEADVAALTRILVAAESAQPLLVIEQMTVIDPDGTAPVRTTAARVEPNRLRVELAISAYWQAP
- a CDS encoding PilN domain-containing protein, with translation MILLGRLLGWLSEAQFTLLLLWRWWLGGLGIHSRDARRLPDASACEIDPAMVFTRRFELPVAAFIRLRKTSALLINRLTPFRDEDIYWDVRVIGRSPTSRLIEAELAAVPRETVAALLASRGRPATSLAIAGDAPVAGVRRFELLEVARVRSSSALKHRIVAVGLLIGALGCADAAWSYRQRQTLHQLEETIAALRPQAAEAAARRRDRMLADRPMELRADATARSSIGLLQALTVTLPEDAQIVELRRNGAVVDLRGFTVDAPKLLQVIEQAPAFEGVRFVAPVSRNQGDSRDYFSMQLSYLGVAP
- a CDS encoding T6SS immunity protein Tdi1 domain-containing protein, producing MFEMFQRIFAKDAALSVGRGGNASPSSVVGWGNLIDQLGGGSFERGLYRVIRASDVNAWNARVAVAFPHFGGRITCFGFDWLGRVFAVDPERSEGGQPGVVMLEPGTGEALEMPCNIASFHDEELIEYKDAALASDFHQRWLDSGGVAPQYVQCVGYKKPLFLGGADELNNLELSGIDVYWHLVGQLIAKSKGLLPGTPISVSLS